In Populus nigra chromosome 1, ddPopNigr1.1, whole genome shotgun sequence, one genomic interval encodes:
- the LOC133688834 gene encoding G-type lectin S-receptor-like serine/threonine-protein kinase At4g27290, with the protein MDILPHTVFCTILSLTLFNISFLIFQLKFSTALDTIAPSQSLSDGKTLVSREGSFELGFFSPGISKNRYLGIWYKNIPLRTVLWVANRRNPIEDSSGFLTIDNTANLLLVSNRNVVVWSSNSTIVAKSPIVLQLLDSGNLVLRDEKSDSGRYLWQSFDHPSDTLIPGMKLGWDLRTGLERRLSSWRSSDDPSPGDLTWGIKLQNNPETIIWRGSQQYFRSGPWTGIAFTGAPELVQNPVFKLNFVSSEDEVYLSYNLKNISAFSRIVVNQTTNYREAYTWNEATQTWVLYASVPRDSCDNYALCGANGNCIINDLPICRCLKKFKPKSPEKWNLMDWSGGCVRNKPLNCQKGDGFVKYLGLKWPDATHSWLNNSMNLNECRAKCLQNCSCMAYSNSDVRGGGSGCIIWYGDLIDIRQFPAGGQKLYIRMNPSESDAKAEPTVKIAVIVSTVIAMVSGLLVFCYCICKRKEKCREMDQQNDQIADGENEDLELPQFEFAKIVNATNNFSIKNKLGQGGFGPVYKGSLEDGQEIAVKRLSMSSRQGSKEFKNEVILINKLQHRNLVKLLGCSIQREERLLVYEYMPNKSLDSFLFDQTKSKLLDWSKRFNIICGIARGLLYLHQDSRLRIIHRDLKSSNVLLDKDMNPKISDFGLARTFGGDQTEGNTSRVVGTYGYMAPEYATDGLFSVKSDVFSFGIMLLEIVTGKKSRGFYHPDNTLSLIGYAWRLWKEGKPLELVDGLAEESWNLSEVMKCIHISLLCVQQHPEDRPSMASVVLMLGGERTLPKPKEPGFFKDRGPVEAHSSSSKLESSSTNEISTSVLEPR; encoded by the exons ATGGATATCCTTCCACATACAGTTTTCTGTACTATCCTTTCACTTACACTTTTCAATATTTCCTTCCTtattttccaattaaaattCTCCACTGCTCTTGACACCATTGCTCCATCACAATCTCTAAGTGATGGTAAAACCTTGGTTTCTAGAGAAGGAAGCTTTGAACTGGGTTTCTTTAGCCCTGGAATTTCTAAGAATCGTTACTTGGGAATTTGGTACAAAAATATCCCACTTAGAACAGTTCTTTGGGTTGCAAACCGGCGGAATCCAATTGAAGATTCCTCTGGCTTTTTGACCATAGACAATACTGCCAATCTTTTGCTTGTTAGCAACCGCAACGTTGTTGTTTGGTCATCAAACTCAACAATAGTAGCCAAGAGTCCAATAGTACTGCAGCTCCTGGATTCTGGTAATCTTGTCTTAAGAGATGAAAAAAGTGACTCTGGAAGATACCTGTGGCAAAGTTTTGATCATCCATCTGATACACTGATTCCAGGAATGAAGCTTGGCTGGGATTTAAGGACCGGACTTGAAAGGCGCCTATCATCCTGGAGGAGCTCAGATGATCCATCTCCCGGAGACTTAACTTGGGGGATTAAACTACAAAATAACCCTGAGACAATTATCTGGAGAGGATCACAACAGTACTTCAGGAGTGGCCCTTGGACAGGCATTGCATTCACAGGTGCTCCAGAACTAGTCCAAAACCcagtttttaagttaaattttgtCTCAAGTGAGGATGAAGTATATTTATCCTACAACCTCAAAAATATATCAGCATTCTCCAGGATAGTTGTAAATCAGACTACCAATTATCGTGAAGCCTACACATGGAATGAAGCAACCCAAACTTGGGTCCTCTATGCTTCTGTGCCAAGAGACTCGTGCGATAATTATGCCCTTTGTGGTGCCAATGGAAATTGCATCATTAATGACTTGCCAATTTGTcgatgtttaaaaaaattcaagcctAAATCACCAGAGAAATGGAACTTAATGGATTGGTCTGGTGGGTGCGTGCGCAATAAACCATTGAACTGCCAGAAGGGAGATGGATTCGTGAAATATCTGGGGCTGAAATGGCCTGATGCTACTCATTCTTGGCTAAACAACAGTATGAATCTCAATGAATGCAGAGCTAAATGTTTACAGAACTGTTCCTGTATGGCATACAGTAATTCAGATGTTAGAGGAGGCGGCAGTGGCTGCATAATTTGGTATGGTGACCTGATAGATATTAGACAGTTTCCAGCTGGAGGTCAGAAACTATACATTCGCATGAATCCTTCAGAATCAG ATGCAAAAGCTGAGCCTACCGTAAAGATTGCGGTGATAGTTTCAACAGTCATTGCCATGGTCTCCGGGCTGCTTGTGTTCTGTTATTGCATTTGCAAACGAAAGGAAAAGTGCAGAG AAATGGACCAGCAAAATGATCAGATCGCTGATGGAGAGAATGAAGACTTGGAGCTACCACAATTTGAGTTCGCTAAAATAGTCAATGCAACCAAcaacttttcaataaaaaacaaattaggccAGGGAGGTTTTGGACCTGTCTACAAG GGTTCACTAGAAGATGGACAAGAAATTGCTGTGAAGAGGTTATCAATGAGCTCCAGACAAGGATCAaaagagttcaaaaatgaagTTATACTGATTAACAAGCTACAGCACCGAAATCTTGTAAAGCTTCTTGGATGTAGCATTCAAAGAGAGGAAAGACTTCTGGTGTATGAATATATGCCCAACAAAAGCCTGGACTCTTTCCTTTTTG ATCAGACAAAAAGTAAACTGTTAGACTGGTCTAAGCGGTTCAACATTATCTGCGGGATCGCCAGGGGGCTTCTGTATCTTCATCAAGATTCTAGATTGAGGATTATACATAGAGATCTGAAATCAAGTAACGTTTTACTTGACAAGGACATGAACCCAAAAATTTCTGATTTCGGTTTGGCTAGAACTTTCGGAGGAGATCAGACTGAAGGAAACACAAGTAGAGTAGTTGGCACCTA TGGTTATATGGCACCAGAATATGCTACTGATGGACTCTTCTCAGTGAAATCTGATGTCTTTAGCTTTGGTATCATGTTGCTAGAGATAGTAACCGGAAAGAAAAGTAGAGGGTTTTACCATCCAGATAATACCCTAAGCCTCATAGGATAT GCATGGAGATTGTGGAAAGAAGGCAAACCATTAGAATTGGTTGATGGATTGGCCGAAGAGTCATGGAATCTATCAGAAGTCATGAAATGTATCCACATTAGCCTGTTATGTGTTCAACAACACCCCGAGGATAGACCAAGCATGGCCTCAGTGGTTTTGATGTTAGGTGGAGAGAGGACATTGCCAAAGCCAAAAGAACCAGGCTTCTTTAAGGATAGAGGTCCAGTTGAGGCACATTCTTCATCCAGCAAGTTGGAATCATCTTCAACCAATGAAATTTCAACCTCAGTCTTGGAACCTCGGTAG